CAATGGCACACGAGAAAAGTGCGGATGGGATATTCCATTCCTTTATTGAAGTGGATCTTGTAAACTGGGTGTCTAAAGGATTCCGAGGTCCAAGACAATTTATAGGAACATCACCTATCTCTTCAAGAAGAGCTACGAGAAAAGCAACTCGTAACGCTGTCCAAAGGCTAGAAAAATGTGGCCTTGTTAAGATTAGTGATTACAGCCGGCGTGATTTGAAATTATGGAAGAAGAGAGTCATAAGGGTTACTACAGTATGCAAGGAAGTTGTGGAAGGTAGAGATGAGCTTGAGAGAGATTTCTTCTTTTTGCAACAAAACCGTGCTAAGTTACTTGTAGAGAACTGTGAGCTGCAGAGGAAAATTGTTGAGTTGCAAGAGAACGTAGATTGCTGGAAGGCAGATAAggaagagaaagataatctcATCATCGAGAACTATGAGTTAAAGGCAGAACTGCGTGCTCTAAAAAGACAACTTTCAGAAGCCAAGAATAAGAACGAATaaaatatatgttgttttcTTGACAAATCAAGCATAAGTGCTCATTTGTTTTGCTTTGTTGAGGACGAACGTGCTCCATATGTAACATTAGTATTAGATGTATGTGTTTTCCCATAAAAATGTAATCTAAAATTACTGCTACTACATGTTTTCTAGCTGGTAAATTTCTCTGTAAATATTCTATTTAAATATGGAGGGTTCTAAATTGTCTCCAATTTACGATGAGAGAGCAACCTACTACAAGCTtactaatatgtccaaaaaaaattgcatgcagTCCAATGGATAGAGCAATACTTTTATTCTGACAAAAAACATGCATGCAGTCCAagactgagagagagagagagagcgcgcacTTTATTCAGACCAAAACATGCATCCAGTTCAATCGATAGAGCACATGGAGTACACTGTGCAAATACAGTCTTACAGAACACTCCAATCGGTATAGCAGGTGAGCATGCATGCTACATATATGTCCAATCTACACATGCTTGATCGTACAACAATATAGCCAGGTAGTAAACGTGTGGCATTATAGCCAGGTTAAGCTCTCTCTATAGCCCTTCCCTTTTTTTCATGAGGTTACGTAGTAGTATCATATACTGGCATATTCAGCTTTAGCAATCTTCATGGGTGATTTAGTCACCATGCGAGCATGaacttaattttttataaaaaagaatcaCTCACGATGGCACAACTAACTTTTCAATCTTGCGGCAATTATTTACCCGTGCAATGTTATAAAGGATGGAAGATTGATGATATCGTACCGCTATCAATTTCGTTTTCTTGCCTGATAACAATATAATGATAATTGATAAATACTTTTTTATCCACAAAGGTTAGATTAATGTTATGTTTACCAGTACAGGCCGTTTAACTTCGTGAAATTAATTAGCCGGGTGCTCcaaatctattatctattatctatctatctattatctatctatctatctatctattatctattatctattatcttctatctattatatattaaaagtccatgaaacatcctataaacgctcctaaaccgccatgtGTCACTCTAAAAACGCTCCCAAGTCGCCATGTGGCGCTTTAATAAATTAAAAGAATTCtgagaaaaagcaaaacatctaatcgttgattttcatttaatctgatggacccattattttcagCCATCAGATCAAATCTCATCCCCTAGCTCCGGTTAACATGCGTACATCCCTCTCCCCTCCACATACGTGTCGTGTACAAGATTGAGTACGTATAACTTCAGTTCAGTGGGCCCACTACTCTTCCATCGGATGTAGAAGCATATATATGCTATCTAACAGATTCCTTTTTAATTTAAATCTGTGTTGAATTGTTCAGGTCTTCAGGATGTCCTACTTAAGCTTGATGAGTTACCCTACTTAAAGTACGTCATTGTCCATGACCTATATATATGCTACGCATGTCGTAAAGCAAATTTAAACAACTATAACATTTAAATCATAGCGCTAATTTTTTGAAAccgataattttttaaaatcatcTGTTAATTTGTTGTTAGTTTGCTTATGATTAAATTACGGGTAAAGACCTATATCCACTACATTCTTACTTTCAAAAAATAATATGTTACCGTTGGGTTATATTTTCTGACTTTTGAGTGGCACTAAAACacttattaaaatattaaaaaacttataaaaattaaaataaaaataaaataatgatgTAGATTCTATCATCATACATAACTTCGCAATAATTAAATCAGATCAAGAatgataaaattaaaataaatcttacTATGTGTGATGATCTAAGAAATGACTCCCCCATTCTTAAATTATTATAAGTCAAAATAACATTATTAGATTTATCATGAAAACCATTTTATGTattcatatttttcatatatactattaatatattacAGGAAAAGACAAGTAAAGAAAATATAGATCTTTATTAATCAACAAAGTTCTTAGTCTCTATTTTTCAGTtagtaaaaaaacaataattaaaACACATTATGTTTGTAAGCTAacccttttttttatcaaagttcATCGGAtcagctatatatatgtgtcgCATGTTTTTTTGGCTGAAAGTAGATAGATATCTAGCCCTTGATGGCTTAATCTACGGCGGGATACATGCTTGATTCCGTTACTGGTGGGGTTGCAGCTTTCCTTTTATTCGCTAATCCTTTGCCATTTTTTGATtagcttcattttttttcttatgattGTTGTtcattacatactaattacagtATATCAGTACTTAATATACATGTTAGTTACACCATAATTACATCCtacttacactataattacatactaattacatatgtaattttggaaacttataaaaatataaatatatgctgactattttttcataaaaaatatgacGACATATATAGATAGTCCCTATTAATACATTATTTTATACCATTAGTTCTTACCCAACTCAAATTATCTCCCCTTCAACTCTCATCTCCCCTCCTCTTCACTCTCATTCAATTCCTTCCCACATATTTTCAACTAGCAACTTGCACTGCACATCTCTCCCAATTCGCAACCCCCTTTAGTTCCGGGTAGCGATCCGGGAGagagaatccgggactaaagatggctgagCCACGTGGCcgcgggactaaagatcacttaGACCCTTTGGAgtaataaaccgggactaaaaaacctctttagtcccggttccttTTGGAACCGTGGTTTTCAGCCGACCCAGCAAAGATCACTTCTCTAGTAGTGTTGATATAAAAATGATCAACAATTAGAAAGCTAAATGATTTGTTATAACCGAATTTTAGGGCATCCTGTttcatttattattaaataaataACTTAAGATccatattactcatattttactacataaaaaattaaactacACCATTTGAACATAGACTATGCTTTGCATGGCAACGAAATAATAgtactaataatcatactaactatatctatactaagtattatgcatgttatattaCTAGATTCATATTTTTGAACTACTTTCATGTgatattaatttcatatttgttgggaccatagaatgaaataaaatacTGGTTAAAGTATGTTATTGAAGACCGtgtagaaaaaatataggccttataatttggaacagagggagtaactataaaacatattaaaaaaatgataatatgTACTATATCTTAAGTCACCACGTGTCAcatcttaaaaatataataaaatcttACAAATTCGGAGGAGGAAAAAAATCTGACCATAAGTTTCGATTTAAATCGGCGAACATATGCCATTAGATTtaagtttaaaaaaatcttaagcTGGCATGTGTCAATTACATCTTTAAAATTACAAAACAAAACTTacaaatttttagaaaaataagaaaaaaaagcaattaTCATCAGTTTTCACTTGAATTGTTTTTTTACTTCAATCGGAACAACCATGATATTTTTCATGGCCATAACCATTCCTCCGTGCTTGACATTAATGGCTTTTATCTATTCTTTCTCCATGTTTTATTGCATATAAGAGCCACACAAAGTAGCAATATATAATTGGTTTAAAAGttatatttattaatattaaatttaaattttaggccTAATGTTGACTaagtcttttttttataaaaatataatatatatcatGCCACCATAGGGAAGTGAGGTACTCCCTTCTTCCTAGAATacaagaagttttagagttagacacggttattaagaaagtaggtagaagtgagtggtggagggttgtgattggttagaaagaaaatgttggtggagaagttagttatattttgggacaaatcctaatggctaaaagttgttatattttgggacagagggattatataatatgtatatttttgtctttatttatatgtatatttctgtctagaaaaaaatgctcgtgcattgcaacgggtgaagtctattttaatcttatttttgttatatggtttagttaagatgaaattcactgtggaagttcgcttggatatatatatttttagaaaatcatgagctgtagttaggagtccgatcgtctcaagtgaACGATTACTTATATGATTTcttctatatttccaaaagtgaacgatcttaaaaaccgactcaaatacggttatatatttccaaaagcaaatgaacttaaaaaccgactcatacacggatgacgtaccaaaataccggcaaaaatatattcaatttttataatagtagagaagtaTGTAAACAAATTGTGTCAATACCAATCAATTAGTAGGAGGGCTAGCTTTAGAACTCATTTATTAGCAATAGTTTTTCAAGATTTACGTTAAAAAAGAGAGCATTTAAACATtcaattaaaaagataaaacacCTTACATTTTAATTTACAATTAATTTGTTAGACatgttttatgcacaaattaagGTTCCGTTAGATAGTGTGGATTGGATGAGCTTATGAGTTGCATGAAATACAAAGCTATTTTTTAtaggaataaattaaatattatatagtacctccatctcaaaatttaGCTAACAAATAGTTTGGAAAAAATCTAGATATGTTGGGAAGAAAACTTTTAGAACAAATAGTGCTTTAGAAGTGTAATAGGTGCCATCCGGATGATATTATTTGCCGTAGTACGTTTTTCAAGCACAACCTACGATACATGCCCgagcgaatgcgcgggctaacTTCCTAGTTATACTAAAGCCACAATAATTTGATTTACTTATTGAGCATTATATGAGGTTGCCTGATGTGAATAAAATCTTAATAATTTTGTGTTCTCCTAAATAATCATATCAGTAAATCAAAATACAATTATTTAAGACTACCAACCAAATCACCATTTTCTCATTATGATCTTATTATTTctttattagagaataaaatgATGGCATGTTTGAACTGATTTCATGTTAGAAACATGTTCAGGAAAATATTTTACTCCTGAATCATGCTTCATATATACAGAATATTATTATGCCTGCAGCTTGCTTCTCTTATGCGTACATGTAAAGGAAATATAAGTGTGAGATAAGTTTCTCTCTGCACCTCCCATGCTTTTCGCATACATGTACAGAAGCAAGTGCATGGACATGAATATCACTGAACATGCTGACGGGTCATCTCATATAAATGTCGATTCGTACATCTCCTATAAAGGAAGCTGCCTAATTCCTCATGCATCCAGCCCATGGGTCTCTTTCTATAAACAGTagtatcatgcatgcatggtcagTCTCTTTCCGCAAACAGTAGCACCCTGCATTCATGCACCGCCCAAACAGGCAAGCATCCATCATATGTAAAACAGGCAAGTATCCATCATATGTTCCAAACAATAATATTATGGATCGCTATGGCAATCTAGCTAATATAGTCACAATATTAACTGCTCTCTCTGTCCCACAAATATCAAACCTAGATTTCTAAGATATATTTAAGGAGAGATATGAATAAAATTTCTAGATTTACCAACCAATGTAGATAAGAGAGTagaagttggtttattttgggacaaatttcaaactccaggagttggtttattttgggacgaagggagtaaatGTATATCAGGACAAAATTAAATTGATGCATCATGCTAAACAGAACAATCTTTACTATATTCATTTTGGAGCTCATAGAAGTCCCCATGCTAACCATAAGAGGGTAAAAATAGCTATAATTTTCTGAGTTAATTAAAAAATGTGGGCATCAGTGTTGAAGTTAGTATGTTCCAATGTTCCATGTCCGTGAAACATTTAAATGGgtaaatatataatttgacCACGATGAAACAATTTATTTTGTCCAGATGGGTAGTCTCCCCATCCGTTTTCTGtgtcttcaaattcattatatatatagggagcaaaaaaaaacaagattatGTCAGATTTACACTCTCAAATTAAACTGTTAGAATTTTTATCTTCTTTGTTAtgtctaaaatataatgaatttaaagTTAAGAATTTACGCATAAACgtaatactattggaagtaCTTGTacaatttttcttaatttttctaGTAAAATTTGTTAGTTAGTGTGCACAGTGTGTACACGAGAAGGTTTGTGTGCATAGTATATGTTCTCATATACTATATTCATTAGTTTGCAGTGCTGCTTATATATAGTGAGTGTCCTTCGAGTAGTTGGTCTGGCAAGTGTTATTCAGGAAGAAGAGCATGGCTGATGAGAGCAATATTAGTGTTGAGGACAATCCAGCCGAGGAGATTAATACTACTCGAGAAAGCTGGGAATCGGAGTTTGAAGATTTTCATATACCAGAGATGACAGTTGCAGGTATAATACGTGAAGTTTGCATACCTTGCTGATTTCTTCTTATTTTTATATACATGAATGCATAACTGGGTGGTTGTGTACAGTAAGTTGGTTCTATGTATTCTCGtcgtgggtgtgtcttgctattatataaattttacCAAAGTGATGAATCTAATGCTGGTGTGTTTCATTCAGAGGGAACTTTGTATGTCACTATTACTTCCAAGCTCCTTGTTTCTGAAGTCATGAAAAAGCTTAGAGGGTCAGATCCTATATATGAAGTTCGGCGTATTGGTCGTGGTCATGTGGCCAGTGCGGTAGTTCATATTTCCAAGAGTACAAGCTCTCTTGAGCTGGATACCATTAGAGTAGATGGTGATATGGATACTGAGATTTCAAATGCCGAGGAAAAAGTTGCTGCATCACTTTTAGCCCAcctgaaaaaagaaagaaaggtcGTTGTAGTGGATGATAACTATATGGAGTGTGCTTATTACAGAAAGGATTGTAGGAAGCTAAGACGTTTTATATCTAAGGTAGTTGAAAAGCGTGATTCTGCAATGCATGCATGCTCTGCTTTCAAGAGGGGCTGGCAGATTACCTTGGATTATATGACCTCCACTGAGGATACATGCAATCAAATTTGTAATAGCTATTTTGGTCTAAACAATGGCAATAATGTATCTGGTACTGCAGCTTCCATACTGCTTGATGTGTTTCACCTTGGTGAGTGGATTGGTGAAACAGCATTTGCAGGAACTGCAGACTTGCAAGACACAACTGAGCGAATGTTGTAGAATGCAGGGATGTTGTTCTTATCCATTGTTGAAACCAAGGGTTGCATCTTTTCATTGGTGTATGAAATGTAGGTGTTTGTGCAATCTAAATTGCTTTGGTGTTAGTCTCATGCATGTCTAGTGGGATGTGAGTATGTGATTATCGTCTATGTTGCTCCAGTAATGTACCTTAATCAATGTTTAGTAAGGATAATCTATGCTGTAAAATACTTATTGGTATGTTTCTTTGTGAATATAAATTCTAGATACAAAACTATTTTACATCCAGATATAAAATAGCTTTTTTATGCCCATTTCCTTCTAAGGGACAAATTAACCCACTCCCCCTGCTTTTCTAGGGTCCAAAACCCACTTCCACCTCAGTGAAAGGATGGTCAAAATCCTCTCACGTCAGTGAAACCCACCTACTAACTTCCCCCGCACTCACCTCTTAGATGTCTTCACCTTGCAAAAACGATGCAACAACACAACGGCCATCGCGTAGTAACtttgcaatttacatgcaataagaatgctaatatatatatatatatatatatatatatatatatatatatatatatatatatatatatatatatatatatatatatatatatatatatatatatatatatatatatatatatatatatatatgtgtgtgtgtgtgtgtgtgtgtgtacggTATAACCTTTGTATCTATAGTGAATTTCTCACCAACACATATGACTTTTGTATCCATTCTTaagcgatttttttttactaacacgTATCGATACGTTTAATTTCTGTacctattatttaatatttttttatcaacacGGCACATATTTGCTTGGGTTGGACAAGAATAAATcaagtgtaatttttttattccaCTATGATATGTAAATTGCAATTTTGCTGCCATATGGGTCTTATTGCAAGCAATCATACTGGGAATCACACGCATAGAGTAAAAAAGAATCACAAAAATTGTGCATGGGCGTCTCTCAGCAGCGTCCAGAATGGCAAAGAGGAACCAATTAATGGGTGACGGAATTCACGGGGTGAAAAGTGCAGGGGCATCGGGCCACAATGTAACCCGTGGGAGCAGCCCTCCTCCTCACTGTTGTCAAAatgcaaaaatattttcatactGGTTAACACACTTAAACA
The window above is part of the Oryza sativa Japonica Group chromosome 7, ASM3414082v1 genome. Proteins encoded here:
- the LOC4342615 gene encoding uncharacterized protein, producing MADESNISVEDNPAEEINTTRESWESEFEDFHIPEMTVAEGTLYVTITSKLLVSEVMKKLRGSDPIYEVRRIGRGHVASAVVHISKSTSSLELDTIRVDGDMDTEISNAEEKVAASLLAHLKKERKVVVVDDNYMECAYYRKDCRKLRRFISKVVEKRDSAMHACSAFKRGWQITLDYMTSTEDTCNQICNSYFGLNNGNNVSGTAASILLDVFHLGEWIGETAFAGTADLQDTTERML